A genomic stretch from Bos javanicus breed banteng chromosome 29, ARS-OSU_banteng_1.0, whole genome shotgun sequence includes:
- the LOC133240953 gene encoding putative olfactory receptor 10D4: protein MRNHTPVTEFLLMGIPHTQGLEHALFVFFLTFYLLTLVGNLLILLATLTSSNLHTPMYFFLGNLSVFDIFFPSVSSPKMMLYLLGQSQTISYQGCACQLFFYHFLGCTECFLYTVMAYDRFAAICHPLRYTAIMNPRVCAILTLSTWMGSSVHASVLTFLVFKLPYCGPKEVGNFFCDIPVVLSLACADTSLAHRVSVTNVGVVALLCFLLVLTSYTRIVISILRISSSEGRHRAFSTCSAHLTSVLLFYGPVVLIYLRPASSSWLDSMVQVLNNIVNPSLNPLIYSLRNKDVKLALRKALIQGVRTSGV, encoded by the coding sequence ATGAGGAATCACACTCCAGTGACCGAGTTCCTCCTCATGGGAATCCCTCACACACAGGGGCTGGAACATGCGCTCTTTGTCTTCTTCCTCACCTTCTACCTGCTCACTCTTGTGGGGAACCTGCTCATTCTCCTGGCCACCCTCACTTCCTCcaacctccacacccccatgtatttcttcctgggCAACCTGTCAGTGTTTGACATCTTTTTCCCTTCCGTGAGTTCCCCCAAAATGATGCTCTACCTACTGGGGCAAAGCCAGACCATCTCTTACCAGGGCTGCGCCTGCCAGCTCTTCTTTTATCACTTCCTGGGCTGCACGGAGTGTTTCCTGTACaccgtgatggcctatgaccgctttgCCGCCATCTGTCACCCCTTGCGGTACACGGCCATCATGAACCCCAGGGTGTGCGCCATCTTGACTCTGAGCACCTGGATGGGGAGCAGTGTGCATGCGTCTGTCCTCACATTTCTTGTGTTTAAGTTACCCTACTGTGGCCCCAAGGAGGTGGGCAATTTCTTCTGTGACATCCCGGTGGTGCTGTCCCTGGCCTGTGCAGACACCTCTCTAGCTCACAGGGTGAGTGTCACCAACGTAGGTGTTGTGGCACTCCTGTGTTTCCTTCTTGTCCTCACTTCTTATACTCGCATCGTTATCTCTATATTGAGAATCAGCTCCTCAGAAGGCAGGCACAgagccttctccacctgcagtGCCCACCTGACTTCTGTCTTGCTCTTCTATGGACCCGTGGTCCTCATTTATCTGCGGCCTGCCTCCAGTTCTTGGTTGGATTCTATGGTTCAAGTGTTGAATAATATTGTTAACCCTTCCCTGAATCCTTTGATATACAGCTTGAGAAACAAGGATGTGAAGTTGGCTCTGAGAAAAGCACTAATCCAGGGAGTACGCACCAGTGGAGTGTAA
- the LOC133241780 gene encoding putative olfactory receptor 10D4: MRNHTPVTEFLLMGIPHTQGLEHALFVFFLAFYLLTLVGNLLILLAILTSSNLHTPMYFFLGNLSVFDIFFPSVSSPKMMLYLLGRSRTISYQGCACQLFFYHFLGCTECFLYTVMAYDRFAAICHPLRYTAIMNPRVCAILTLSTWMGSSVHASVLTFLVFKLPYCGPKKVGNFFCDIPVVLSLACADTSLAHRVSVTNVGVVALLCFLLVLTSYTRIVISILRISSSEGRHRAFSTCSAHLTSVLLFYGPVILIYLWPASNPWMDSVVPLFNNIVNPSLNPLIYSLRNKDMKLALRKVLLAQCLSLTVSEFSPFLQWRQSSFQ; encoded by the exons ATGAGGAATCACACTCCAGTGACCGAGTTCCTCCTCATGGGAATCCCTCACACACAGGGGCTGGAACACGCGCTCTTTGTCTTCTTCCTCGCCTTCTACCTGCTCACTCTTGTGGGGAACCTGCTCATTCTCCTGGCCATCCTCACTTCCTCcaacctccacacccccatgtatttcttcctgggCAACCTGTCAGTGTTTGACATCTTTTTCCCTTCCGTGAGTTCCCCCAAAATGATGCTCTACCTACTGGGGCGAAGCCGGACCATCTCTTACCAGGGCTGCGCCTGCCAGCTCTTCTTTTATCACTTCCTGGGCTGCACGGAGTGTTTCCTGTACaccgtgatggcctatgaccgctttgCCGCCATCTGTCACCCCTTGCGGTACACGGCCATCATGAACCCCAGGGTGTGCGCCATCTTGACTCTGAGCACCTGGATGGGGAGCAGTGTGCATGCATCTGTCCTCACATTTCTTGTGTTTAAGTTACCCTACTGTGGCCCCAAGAAGGTGGGCAATTTCTTCTGTGACATCCCGGTGGTGCTGTCCCTGGCCTGTGCAGACACCTCTCTAGCTCACAGGGTGAGTGTCACCAACGTAGGTGTTGTGGCACTCCTGTGTTTCCTTCTTGTCCTCACTTCTTATACTCGCATCGTTATCTCTATATTGAGAATCAGCTCCTCAGAAGGCAGGCACAgagccttctccacctgcagtGCCCACCTGACTTCCGTCTTGCTCTTCTATGGACCTGTGATCCTCATTTATCTCTGGCCTGCCTCCAACCCTTGGATGGATTCTGTGGTTCCGTTGTTCAATAATATTGTTAACCCTTCCCTGAATCCTTTGATATACAGCTTGAGAAACAAGGATATGAAGTTGGCTCTGAGAAAAG TCCTGTTGGCCCAATGCCTGTCATTAACAGTGTCTGAATTTTCACCCTTCCTTCAGTGGAGGCAATCCAGTTTCCAATGA
- the LOC133241781 gene encoding putative olfactory receptor 10D4 has product MRNHTVVTEYILLGIPETEGLETVLFSLFSSLYLCTVLGNVLILSAIISSSRLHTPMYFFLANLSVFDLGFSSTTAPKMLSYLSGLSQGISFQGCATQLFFYHFLGCTECFLYTVMAYDRFVAICFPLRYMVIMNHRVCTILATGTWIGSCIHAIILTSLTFQLSYCGSNKVSYYFCDIPAILPLACGDASLAQRVGFTNVGLLSLICFFLILVSYTRIGIAISKIRSAEGRQRAFSTCSAHMTAILCAYGPVIIIYLQPNPSALLGAIIQILNNHVTPMLNPLIYSLRNQDVKSALRNAFPKRCFTLKKN; this is encoded by the coding sequence ATGAGAAATCACACAGTGGTGACTGAATACATCCTGCTGGGAATCCCTGAGACAGAGGGCCTAGAGACTGTGCTTTTTTCCCTGTTCTCATCATTATATTTGTGCACTGTCTTGGGAAACGTGCTCATCCTTTCGGCTATCATCTCTTCCTCTCGGCTTCATACACCCATGTACTTTTTCTTGGCGAACCTCTCCGTGTTTGACCTGGGTTTCTCATCAACAACTGCTCCCAAGATGCTGTCATACCTTTCAGGGCTGAGTCAAGGTATCTCTTTTCAGGGTTGTGCTACCCAGCTCTTCTTCTACCACTTCCTGGGATGTACTGAGTGTTTCCTATACAcggtgatggcctatgaccgctttgTTGCCATATGCTTTCCTCTGAGATACATGGTCATAATGAATCACAGAGTCTGCACCATCTTGGCCACAGGGACCTGGATAGGCAGCTGTATCCATGCCATTATCCTAACGTCCCTCACCTTCCAGCTGTCCTACTGTGGCTCTAACAAGGTGAGCTATTACTTCTGTGACATACCTGCCATCTTACCTCTAGCCTGTGGGGATGCATCTCTAGCCCAGAGGGTAGGTTTTACAAATGTTGGTCTTTTGTCtctcatttgcttttttctcaTTCTTGTTTCCTACACCCGCATTGGGATTGCCATATCAAAAATTCGCTCAGCAGAGGGCAGGCAGCGAGCATTCTCCACCTGCAGTGCACACATGACTGCAATTCTCTGTGCTTATGGGCCAGTCATCATCATCTATCTACAGCCCAATCCCAGTGCCTTGCTTGGTGCTATAATCCAGATATTGAATAATCATGTAACCCCCATGCTGAATCCATTGATCTACAGCCTGAGAAATCAGGATGTTAAATCAGCTCTAAGGAATGCATTTCCCAAGAGATGCTTCACTCTgaagaaaaactga